Below is a genomic region from Helianthus annuus cultivar XRQ/B chromosome 2, HanXRQr2.0-SUNRISE, whole genome shotgun sequence.
TATTACTGTAGAAACTATATTGTTAATTTGTTTATGcaaatcggtgatatatcaccgatatatatcggttatcggtccccatgtaaaataTTGGTTCCGATATTATcagcgatattgaccgatatatcaccgattttcccgatatcagtacctttcttcttagttctaccattcgtctttcttcttattgctgcttagtgctattagtgttttaagtcttaatttttttttttattttgcaaaaCGACATTAAAGAGGTTATATCATGCATGCATCATTTGGGTGATGTTTGACCCATTTGACCCGTCAGAAGTCAGTTATATGAAAGGGATGGTTGTTAACAAACTTGTTCAAATCCCAACAAAAATTAGAAACTGGATAATGGATGCATTAAACAATAATTTGAACGGTCTTTTGTTATCAAATATTTCTGTATGCCTTATCCTTGAAATCTGTTTCCTGTATGAGGTTGTCTTATAACTTGTTTAAATTTTGCAGGCGGTATATCATGCTTATAGTGGAAATTCTTTCAAGGCTCTTGAACACTATCTTGGATGTGGTTTTTGGCAAAAAGCACATTCAACCTTCATAACTTCCGTTGCACATTCTCTTTTCATGTCAGGTATCGACTTTCCTGGATGTAGTTGTAAATATGTATCTAAAATTTAAATCTTTTTTCCTGATCTTTAAAACAAAATGGATATATCTTTTCGTTTAGAACTTGAATGTCATAGACCACCAATTATAAACTGAGTCGGCTCGGCTCGGATTTAAAACCGAGCTGAAAGTCTAAAAGCTCAAGTTGGCTCGGCTCGGATTGGGTAGACTcgatttttgtttgtaaaattaTTACATAGCTTTCAAAACTCAATAGTCTAAACTCTAAAGTATCATTTAATAGTTCAAATACATATCCAAAATAAGTTCAACAAGCCAAAATCAAGTTCAACCAAATACAAAATAAGTTTCAAATTCCGACAAAATACAATGAAAGTTCATTAGCATCATTCTCAACCCCCAAATATGTCATAGATATCCAACTACACACGCTAGTAAtaaccatttttttttataatatattatatgtatataaaaataaaatatattaaaggTAAAATAATCCGAGCCAAACTGAGCTAGGCTCACTTTTTAACCGAGCCGAGCTGGTTAGGCTCAGTTTCAAACCGAGCCACATCGAGCaaagctttttccgagctaaatccaaGCGAGCTCCGTGCCACGAGCTTTTTGGACAGCCCTAGCATCATGGTGTAATAGAATTTGGATTTATATCTTCTATAACAATTGACATAACACATATATTTGGTAGAGGTGGCAATTTTCACCCATTTACTTGTGAATTGGTTCGTTCGTGTTATGTTTTATTTCTAAAGCACGGTCATGTCAAGTTGTCAACCAATCCACCCCTTTCTGTTTCGACTTGTACAAAAAAAATCACCCGTCTTAAGCCAAACCTGTTTTGATTCATCACTCTACCTGCCCGACCGACTATGCCACCTCTAGGATTTAATAATAACTTCATTTTGTTTTCATGATGTAAAATTGAGTACGATACCATTAGATATTTGAAAGATTAATGTTAACTGTTGTCTAACTTTCTTCATGGCTCAGGCAAACAATCAGAGATATTGAGGCTGGCAACCTCTATGGAAGACCATAAATCCGAGATCGAAAACTGGGACTTGGGAGCTGgaatttttataactttttattcACTTAAAAGCTCTTTGAAGGAAGATGATTCGATGACTGAACTGGTATGCAACTCACATGGCCGGTTATTAattcaaaaacgtttttccccgATCATATACCTGCTGTTAGTAAATGCAGTTTTAGGACAATAAGCTTGACTAACAACATTATTTAGGGCTGCAAGCAAattgaacgaacacgaacacgaacaagatcttgttcatgttcgtttgttaaggaaatatatgtgttcacaaaCTCTTCATGAACACTAACCGAATGAGAtcttatgtttgtgtttgttcgttaaggaaatgaaggtgtttgtgttcatttgtgcCCATTTGTTAAATTTAGGCAACGTACGCAAACGAACGTTCATGAGCACAAACGAACATTAACTAATTTTTCATGAAAACAAActaacacaaacaagcgttcatgaaccgaataatacactgatacttattaaatattttatttgtcagaattttgaagtatataaataaaattaaaaattaaaaacactaatgaactatcgaacacaaacgaacataaatgaacgaacacaaacgaacttcccgccgaacagttcatgaactgtCCCGCTGAACGTTTGCAGTCCTAACTATATTATTCAGTTAATTCCATTACACAAAAATGTGACTTTCACCCTTTTGTTATTGTATAtaagatattatttttatttcattgtTTGTAACATACTTCTATTTTttatgagttaaatgccattttagtccctgtggtttaagctattttgccagtttagtccaaaggttttatttttcgcctatgggtccaaaaaggtttcactgttgccattttagtccactgggttaacttcatcctttttttctgttaacgagaagggcattTCGGTCAATTTTAATGGCCGAATTGTTCTTCTAGCTAACagaattatatataaaatgaccgaattgcccttctcgttaacagaaaaaatggatgcagttaacccagtggactaaaattgcaacagtgaaacctttttggacccacaggtgaagaatgaaacctttggactaaactggcaaaatggcctaaaccacagggactaaaatggcatttaactctttttttattgATGCATCTAAGTAACCTTCTGTAGCAGGTAAAAACAGTGACGTTTTTTATGATGTGGTTTGCCACATCACTGCTATTATCTGCTTTAGGTCACATATGATGGTCTAAAACtgaaagtatgtaaattgtaCATATAGTGAAAGAAAACATTTTCGTGGAAAAGTGAATTAAAATGTATTTAATAAAGAGATTTAGAAGATTGTATGCATTGGCCCTACACACATTATCACTATGTTTATGTATGTTTACCGTTTTACTCTCGCAGGTGTCTCTCCAGGACAAGAATGACGCATGCAGAAAGTTTTTTAGTCGTTTGAAAGGATCTTTAGCATTTTGGGAAGGCCGCTTGCCTATTGATGCCAGGTGCTGAAACAATTTATTGCTAATTTTCCTATTTTACCCTTGTCAGTAAATtacaaaatggttagttatagagaccatgagaAAGATATGTTAAAGATTCTTATTttaggctaatatagtaaaagtgatataactaaatgagccaaaaacataatttactctttagggtttaattttaggAGACTTTGTAAAATTCTAACCTTAACCTTCTCCACTTCTCCGTTTCAATTCTAAGTTCACTTTTTGTACTCCCTTGGGCTTTGGCCCAATTTTGTATCCTGTTTATGTAGGCAACTAGTTGATGTCCCgtcgcccgcgttgcggggcgatggccgaatagttctcaatcatttaaaaaaacactactataatttttgtaggaaaaaaactaaaacgatgataaAACCGTAATTTTGAGCTcatggcaaaactgtaattttttatgactaatgagcgagtgttatgCAGCTCCtttaaacagaaaaaaaaattaaatcgagtcaaccaattaaaacaaaaaacttttatagttttgctacaAAAATTAAAACGATGGGGAAAACGTAACTTTGAACTGAGGGGGAAATCATAATTTTGTTtcggggataaaatcgtaaattaaatggaccaatggggttgagggcaaaatcgtaacttggctgtgtgatggaaaaaactaatggcaaaactgtaaatttaaacggcgcaaaatcataattttgaaccgagggcaaaattgaaatttttagctggagcaaaagcgtaaatttatttttaaatggggtaaaaacataattttgaacaaATGGCAAAATCGTTATTATAAGAAAAAAACCTAAtggtaaaactgtaaatttaaacggggcaaaatcgtaatgttgaaccgagggcaaaattgaaaatttttagctgggagcaaaagcgcaaaatttatttttaagtgagggtaaaagcataattttgaactgatggtaaaaccgtaattttaaaacgggaaaaaatcgtaaatttgttgggccaGAAAGGGAGTGTCATGCATGACTATAAATATAAAcgtggtaaaatcgtaatttaaaaaaaaaaaaaaaaaaagaaagaaaaagtggCGCATGTGACCGCCCAACCTTACCAATCGAATGAAAGTTCTATTGAATGTCATGATTTTTGTTATTGTAGATATAATGGAATGGAATAATTAGTTTGTACGTTTGGTTCACCTGGTGCCTTTGATGTTTCTATATGTTATATATATTGTTAACATTTGATGTTTTCAGTTTCAGCAACTATCACCATCAAGTTTCATTGATTTGATTCTTTATAATACAAAAAGGTTTAGACATTGTGAACTATGTTTCCATTAAAAATACATATGTATCCGTGCCTATTTTGTATACATTTTGTAAATTTTATTCCGAACCAAGTAgtgtcaaattatggtttcttttttttaaaaaaaaaaaagctctAATTAATACCATTTGATTATACGTGTCAGATTTTCCTTTATACCCATtatgttttctatgtatgagcTATGTCACATGTAAATATGTAATACGTTAAGATTGTAtgatataaatttgatttactttgcgttttgatccaatcacaatgcttatataggttacattaaGTTCAATCGAATGCGTCTAAATacgcgttttcatatggttaacgcatcacataatgCTTAGACTAATTCAGTCGATCTTTGCGATGTACCCGCGTCGCAACATGCACGGGTCTTATAAGTTTTAAACCAGGGTTAGACCGTATTAAAAACAACATAGAGAATTCACCAAATTTTAAAGAATATATTGTAAAAagtcgaaaaaaattacacaaatcCATAAATTTTCATCATTTTGTTTAGAAGTAACTTGCAAGATATAGTTTATCAAACCACCTGTTTAACAATTACTCATTTTCCATTTGCAAGATACTCATTTGGATCTTCTTCATCAGAATCAAATTCAACCTGCACACAAGTTGTAATTACAATAAGGAAAATATTTTAGGAATCTAACTCAAAATCATAAATAACCATTTTGAGGGGaatagataattttttttttttttttttacattttcatcTCTGAACCACCCTCCATGGCAGTCGCGCTTCCAACCCGCTTCTATAAACTTGAGTTCTCTTTCCCTACACTCTCGATAATCCAGTGACAGTCGATCAACATTATTACCAGTTGCCTCCGTTGGACCAAAGCTCGAATTCTCAGGGATCGGGCATTGAGAATCGCTGTTAACTGTAGTACCTTGTTCAGGATGACTACGGTGAAGTAGATCAAAAGTGGCCTTTCGAGTTTTTTCAGTCAATGGTTTGCTAGCTAAGTTTGCCTGCTTTGTAGGTGTGTTACCAGTTTTGCTCGTGGAAGTAGATTCTAGCGACAACGCTATTCGCTTATTCATCTCATTTTGTCTTTCTTCTTCGTTTTGTTTGAACCTACTTTCTGCAGCAAGATGGCGTCTTGATTTCATATGCATCTGCAAATTCATTTTTCAAAGACTTGAGGCAGCGCTACATGTACATGTTCGCCAAAATTGGTCAAATGTAGTGTACGAAGAAGGATGACATGTAAAATTCTAGGATTGTTCATGAGctgagccgagccaggccaagctcaggctcggctcggatcggatttgaaaccgagctgaaaatctaagctcaggctcggcttggtttggctcgattttaaaaaGGAAAACTAATACATAGCTCTTAAAATTCAGTagtctaaaatattattcaagaGTTCAAAACAACGTTTCAAAATAAGTGcaacctaatacattacaagccaaaatcaagttcaacaacaaaaaataagttttgaatttcaacgaaatacaatattagttcattagcATGGTAATCAACCTTCAAATATGCCATAAATACCAAATTACACTCCTacatacatgtaaataataataagtttttgtaatatattataagggtggggttctagagtgaacactggtgtatttgtgaactgagtgagcAAATCCTaaccattgatttacatcatcaaatcgtaaaatacattagtgtattttcatcatcaaatcctggccattgatttacacttgtgtatacatttgtgtattgataatcaagggctaagattagttcactagtgttcacaATCAAGGGAGTTGTTCACTAATGAATCTAACCCCATATTATAATAACGTATagaaatataaaatatattacaaGTAAAATAATCCAAgctaagccgagccgagccaccaagcgagccaaaccgagctAATCTGGCTCATTACGAGCCGGGCCGATCTTGGCTCACTTTCTAACCAAGCCATATAGAGAGAGCTTTCCGA
It encodes:
- the LOC110911496 gene encoding sodium channel modifier 1, whose protein sequence is MSVFGGDSWGREAHYRKRRVDDLLLDAAGDQSSSYRKLSSGKYACLLCPHTPVFDTPVILSMHMKSRRHLAAESRFKQNEEERQNEMNKRIALSLESTSTSKTGNTPTKQANLASKPLTEKTRKATFDLLHRSHPEQGTTVNSDSQCPIPENSSFGPTEATGNNVDRLSLDYRECRERELKFIEAGWKRDCHGGWFRDENVEFDSDEEDPNEYLANGK